In Longimicrobiaceae bacterium, the genomic stretch GCACGGCCAGCTCCAGCACGGCCTGGCAGGAGAGGGAGTGGCCCACGTACACCGCCGGGCCCAGCTCCATCGCCGAGGCCCAGGCGCGCAGCGCCGCCGCCTGCGCGCGGATGGGGAGCCCGCCGTCGGGACCCTCCGTGCGCCCGAAGCCCGGGAGGTCCGGCGCCAGCACCCGGAGCCCCGCGGCGGCCAGCGGCGGGCCGTTGCGGTACCAGTAGTCGGCCGAGACGCCCAGGCCGTGCACCAGCACCAGCGTCGAGCCGCTCCCGGCGTCGCGGTAGCGGACGCGGCATCCCTCCACGTCCACCCGCCGCGTCCCCGCCCACGCCGCGGCCGTGTCCGCCAGACGCGCCGCCCGGCCCGTCTCCGCGCTCACTCCCCGACGCTCTCCCCCCGCAGGAAGTCCGCGACGAGGCGGTTGAAGTCCTCGGGGCGGTCCACCATGGGGTTGTGGGCCGCGTCCCGGAGCACCGCCAGCCGGGCCCCGGGGATCCCCGCGCGGAACTCGCGGGCGTGCTCCAGCGGGATGATGGTGTCCAGCTCGCCCCACACCACCAGCG encodes the following:
- a CDS encoding alpha/beta fold hydrolase, whose translation is MSAETGRAARLADTAAAWAGTRRVDVEGCRVRYRDAGSGSTLVLVHGLGVSADYWYRNGPPLAAAGLRVLAPDLPGFGRTEGPDGGLPIRAQAAALRAWASAMELGPAVYVGHSLSCQAVLELAV